From Triticum urartu cultivar G1812 chromosome 2, Tu2.1, whole genome shotgun sequence, a single genomic window includes:
- the LOC125539798 gene encoding 26S proteasome regulatory subunit 6B homolog, whose translation MAAAANPPAALPSAPPPSYPATAAHCASSSSAAAEDDDDLYGRLKSLQRHMEFVEIQEEYVKDEQKNLKRELLRAQEEVKRIQSVPLVIGQFMEMVDGNNGIVGSTTGSNYYVRILSTINRELLKPSASVALHRHSNALVDVLPPEADSSISLLASSEKPNVLYSDIGGCDIQKQEIREAVELPLTHHELYKQIGIDPPRGVLLYGPPGTGKTMLAKAVAHHTTAAFIRVVGSEFVQKYLGEGPRMVRDVFRLAKENAPAIIFIDEVDAIATARFDAQTGADREVQRILMELLNQMDGFDQTVNVKVIMATNRADTLDPALLRPGRLDRKIEFPLPDRRQKRLVFQVCTSKMNLSDEVDLEDYVSRPDKISAADITAICQEAGMHAVRKNRYVILPKDFEKGYRTNVKKPDTDFDFYK comes from the exons ATGGCGGCCGCAGCAAACCCTCCCGCGGCCCTCCCGTCGGCGCCCCCGCCCTCGtaccccgccaccgccgcccactgcgcctcctcctcctccgccgcggCCGAGGACGACGACGACCTCTACGGCCGCCTCAAATCGCTCCAGCGCCACATGGAGTTCGTCGAGATCCAGGAGGAGTACGTCAAGGACGAGCAGAAGAACCTGAAGCGCGAGCTGCTGCGCGCGCAGGAGGAGGTCAAGCGGATCCAGTCCGTGCCCCTCGTCATCGGCCAGTTCATGGAGATGGTCGACGGCAACAACGGCATCGTCGGATCCACCACGGGGAGCAACTACTACGTGCGGATCCTCAGCACCATCAACCGCGAGCTGCTCAAGCCGTCGGCGTCGGTCGCCCTGCACCGCCACTCCAACGCGCTCGTCGACGTGCTGCCGCCCGAGGCCGACTCCAGCATCTCGCTGCTCGCTTCGTCGGAGAAGCCCAACGTCCTGTATTCG GACATTGGAGGATGTGATATTCAAAAACAAGAAATTCGGGAGGCAGTTGAGCTACCATTGACACACCATGAGTTGTACAAGCAGATTGGTATTGATCCTCCAAGAGGGGTGCTACTCTATGGTCCTCCAGGCACTGGCAAGACCATGCTTGCTAAAGCTGTGGCACATCACACTACTGCTGCTTTTATCAGAGTGGTTGGTTCAGAGTTTGTGCAGAAGTACTTGGGTGAG GGCCCAAGGATGGTTCGAGATGTATTCCGCTTAGCTAAAGAGAATGCCCCGGCTATAATATTCATTGATGAGGTTGACGCTATAGCAACTGCCCGATTCGATGCTCAGACTGGAGCTGACCGAGAAGTTCAGCGTATTTTGATGGAGCTGCTCAATCAG ATGGACGGATTTGATCAGACAGTGAATGTGAAGGTTATAATGGCGACCAATCGGGCAGATACTCTAGATCCTGCTCTGCTGCGTCCAGGAAGACTGGACAGGAAAATTGAGTTCCCTCTGCCAGACCGGAGGCAGAAGAGGCTTGTTTTCCAA GTTTGTACTTCTAAAATGAATTTAAGTGACGAGGTTGATTTGGAAGATTATGTCTCCAGACCAGATAAAATCAGCGCTGCAGAT ATAACTGCTATTTGCCAGGAAGCTGGCATGCATGCTGTTCGGAAAAATCGGTATGTTATTCTCCCCAAGGACTTCGAGAAGGGTTACCGGACCAACGTCAAGAAGCCTGATACAGATTTTGACTTCTACAAGTGA